A stretch of Gossypium hirsutum isolate 1008001.06 chromosome A06, Gossypium_hirsutum_v2.1, whole genome shotgun sequence DNA encodes these proteins:
- the LOC107960174 gene encoding uncharacterized protein DDB_G0285917: MEGVGARLGRSSTRYGPVTVFTGPVRKWKKKWVHVSPSNTGGVGGNNNNHSQNHHSNSNGTSNGNNGPHLVLFKWTPITQSQNNNNYTNNSPKEDTVAAPEEPPRRKFKYIPIAVLEEQKREAAENEAAEDDEAKPSESDPSVAEPTSRTDGFDEKPDINDVPMEENEEDDKMVRQDLNESTLDLSLGLTAHDGESDSKPNRHGQLERVKSSSR, translated from the exons ATGGAAGGAGTAGGAGCTCGACTTGGTCGGTCCTCCACTCGGTATGGACCGGTCACGGTGTTCACCGGACCGGTaagaaaatggaagaagaaatGGGTACACGTTTCCCCTTCTAACACCGGCGGTGTCGGCGGTAACAACAATAATCATTCTCAAAATCACCATAGCAACAGCAATGGTACTTCTAACGGTAATAACGGTCCTCATCTTGTCCTTTTTAAATGGACCCCAATAACCCAAAGCCAAAACAATAACAACTATACGAACAATTCTCCTAAGGAGGATACGGTAGCGGCGCCGGAGGAGCCTCCGAGGCGGAAATTTAAATACATTCCG ATTGCTGTGTTAGAAGAACAAAAAAGGGAAGCTGCTGAAAATGAGGCTGCAGAAGACGATGAAGCTAAACCGAGTGAGTCTGACCCCAGTGTAGCCGAGCCAACTTCCAGGACAGATGGTTTTGATGAAAAACCTGACATTAACGATGTGCCTATGGAAGAAAATGAG GAGGATGATAAAATGGTACGACAAGATCTGAACGAAAGCACATTGGATTTGAGTTTAGGTTTGACAGCCCATGATGGTGAGTCTGATTCGAAACCAAATCGCCATGGACAGTTGGAAAGAGTGAAATCGAGTAGCCGCTAG